One Fundulus heteroclitus isolate FHET01 chromosome 1, MU-UCD_Fhet_4.1, whole genome shotgun sequence genomic window carries:
- the myt1a gene encoding myelin transcription factor 1 isoform X7 has translation MSQETETRTRARSKAIRAEQVGQAMKLEISSCPTPGCDGKGHVSGRYSRHRSALGCPIVKKRKLQEAEAEENPLSPKKRTQPTKPADEDSDMAEEEEEKEDGEERDVPNDKKKKQAKSELEKAESSPVTADGPEIPCSPCGDDKSRSVTSETENNVEAENFSEELTCVIVTEEEDVQTDSTYLPPELTAEETVDPHHEETNGEEEDEAEKANLEQEPQERQESVGEEREIRRQMMRQENSDHQYSSGDYNNQAKDPKLLPNIGNEQEEEEDDEEEEDEEEDEEDDGAVREAETVFCQGSEATVSLREEKVNTLRTEEEEEKEQEPAEKETRSHNAGQIIHEDEEEDEEEDEEEEEEEDEEDESSGKASPSTVIIEVRSEEEEHEEEEEEEEEEEEEEDDEEEDDEELEEEDRGEELDHISDGSGVTDDSETWDMTRGNLGLLEQAIALKAEEVQGGQESSRSPDYQPCNASIKNSEGAGAVRRSTHCSKEKKEVKCPTPGCDGTGHITGLYPHHRSLSGCPHKDRIPPEILAMHENVLKCPTPGCTGQGHVNSNRNTHRSLSGCPIAAAAKLNKNQDKQVHLQAAASEPTSNSDRVLRPMCFVKQLEIPQYGSYRPNTVTTTPRANLAKELEKYSKVSFDYASFDVQVFGKRMIIPKTPGTPDTSPKAFKPKPFPKPSSPSHSTAESFPKNTPSSSGYDYSQDAEAAHMAATAILNLSTRCWERPETCSTKPQEPCTKEVAIEVDENGTLDLSMKKTKREDIKSPEPSCSLASSSQLVGVTSSQDCPQSDWDGPLDFTKPSEGKEEDQEEMEYTAPSYTSSEDEEENQENTEDRKYPGEVTTSSFKVKFQPKDSKKEVIVLSGCPLADKSLRTLMAAHTAELKCPTPGCDGSGHITGNYASHRSLSGCPRAKKGGVKSAPSKDDKDESELLRCPVPGCDSLGHISGKYATHRSAYGCPLAAKRQREGLLNGTPFSWKAFKTEGPTCPTPGCDGSGHANGSFLTHRSLSGCPRAPANKKKAKLPGDEYITAKFRASDVLDNDEDIKQLNKDISELNESNAEMEADMMSLHTQISSMEKNLKNMEEENKQIEERNEALFLELSGLSQVLIRSLANIRLPTMEPVSEQNFDNYVETLTYMFTNKDCYQNPDTRALLESISQAVKGIEV, from the exons ATGAGTCAAGAAACAGAGACAAGAACACGAGCTCGCTCTAAAGCCATTCGAG CAGAACAAGTTGGACAAGCAATGAAGCTGGAAATAAG CAGCTGTCCCACACCTGGATGTGATGGCAAAGGTCACGTCAGTGGAAGATATTCCAGACATAGAAG TGCACTGGGCTGCCCAATTGTAAAGAAAAGGAAACTGCAGGAGGCTGAGGCTGAAGAAAACCCACTGTCTCCCAAGAAGAGGACGCAACCCACTAAACCGGCGGATGAAGACAGTGACATggcagaagaggaggaagagaaagaGGATGGGGAGGAAAGAGATGTCCCcaatgacaaaaagaaaaaacaagcaaaaagtgAGCTAGAGAAGG CGGAAAGCTCCCCTGTGACCGCGGACGGCCCTGAAATCCCTTGCTCTCCATGTGGCGATGACAAGAGCAGGAGCGTCACCTCAGAGACCGAGAACAACGTAGAGGCAGAAAACTTTAGCGAGGAGTTAACCTGTGTAATAGTCACAGAGGAAGAGGACGTTCAGACAGACTCCACGTACCTGCCGCCAGAGCTCACGGCAGAAGAAACCGTCGACCCGCACCATGAAGAGACAAACGGGGAGGAAGAAGACGAAGCAGAAAAAGCAAACCTAGAGCAGGAGCCACAGGAAAGGCAGGAGAGTGTTGGAGAAGAGAGGGAGATAAGAAGACAGATGATGAGGCAAGAAAATTCTGACCACCAGTACTCAAGTGGAGATTACAACAATCAGGCCAAAGATCCAAAACTGTTACCGAATATAGGAaatgagcaggaggaggaggaggatgatgaggaggaggaggacgaggaggaggacgaaGAGGATGATGGAGCAGTGAGAGAGGCTGAGACGGTTTTCTGTCAGGGATCTGAAGCCACTGTGTCACTCAGGGAAGAAAAGGTGAACACCCTCaggacagaggaagaggaagagaaggaACAAGAACCAGCAGAGAAGGAGACACGAAGTCACAACGCTGGTCAGATAATCCatgaagacgaagaagaagacgaagaagaagacgaggaggaagaagaagaagaagacgaggaGGACGAAAGCTCAGGCAAAGCCTCTCCGAGCACAGTGATCATTGAAGTCCgctcagaggaggaggagcatgaggaggaagaggaggaggaggaagaggaggaggaggaggaagatgacgAGGAGGAAGATGACGAGGAATTGGAGGAGGAAGATAGAGGAGAAGAGTTGGATCATATTTCGGACGGCTCAGGCGTCACAGATGACTCTGAAACCTGGGACATGACTCGAGGGAACCTGGGGCTGCTGGAGCAGGCCATTGCTCTGAAGGCAGAGGAGGTCCAGGGAGGTCAGGAGAGCAGCAGGTCTCCTGACTACCAGCCATGCAACGCCTCCATCAAGAACTCTGAGGGTGCTGGTGCAGTCCGCCGCTCCACTCACTGCAGCAAAG AAAAGAAGGAAGTAAAGTGTCCAACTCCAGGCTGTGATGGGACAGGTCACATCACTGGGTTGTACCCTCATCACCGCAGTCTATCCGGATGTCCTCACAAGGACAGAATACCTCCAGAGA TTTTGGCCATGCATGAAAATGTCTTGAAGTGTCCCACTCCTGGCTGCACCGGCCAAGGTCATGTGAACAGTAACCGCAACACACACCGCAG CCTGTCCGGCTGCCCCATAGCAGCAGCGGCTAAGCTGAACAAGAACCAGGACAAACAGGTTCATCTACAAGCTGCAGCCAGTGAACCAACTTCCAACTCTGACAGAGTGCTAAG ACCGATGTGTTTTGTGAAACAACTGGAGATCCCTCAGTATGGCAGCTACCGGCCCAACACAGTGACAACCACGCCACGAGCTAACCTTGCCAAAGAGCTGGAGAAATACTCCAAGGTTTCTTTTGACTATGCAAGCTTTGATGTCCAGGTGTTTGGAAAGCGTATGATCATTCCAAAGACGCCTGGCACCCCCGACACATCCCCCAAAGCTTTCAAAC CTAAACCATTCCCCAAGCCGTCCTCCCCAAGTCACAGTACGGCTGAAAGTTTCCCCAAGAACACTCCATCCTCCAGTGGTTATGACTATAGCCAGGATGCAGAGGCAGCCCACATGGCAGCAACAGCAATCCTTAACTTGTCCACTCGTTGCTGGGAGAGACCAGAAACCTGCAGCACCAAACCCCAGGAGCCTTGCACCAAG GAGGTGGCAATAGAGGTGGATGAGAATGGCACTTTAGACCTGAGCATGAAAAAGACCAAGAGAGAGGACATAAAGTCTCCAGAGCCTTCGTGTTCTTTGGCTTCCTCCTCTCAACTTGTGGGTGTCACATCATCTCAGGACTGCCCCCAGTCAGATTGGGATGGTCCGCTAGATTTCACCAAACCCAGTGAAGGCAAGGAGGAAGACCAAGAAGAG ATGGAATACACGGCTCCTTCATATACATCGTCTGAAGATGAGGAAGAGAACCAAGAAAACACGGAAGACCGAAAGTACCCTGGTGAAGTCACTACCAGCAGCTTTAAGGTCAAGTTTCAGCCCAAAGACAGCAAAAAAGAAGTTATTGT TCTGTCAGGCTGTCCTCTTGCTGATAAATCACTTCGGACCCTCATGGCTGCCCACACAGCTGAACTGAa GTGTCCGACTCCAGGCTGTGATGGATCGGGTCACATCACTGGAAACTATGCTTCACACAGAAG TTTGTCTGGATGCCCGCGGGCCAAGAAGGGAGGAGTCAAATCAGCACCTTCCAAGGATGACAAGGACGAGTCTGAGCTGCTGAG GTGTCCAGTTCCGGGATGCGACAGTCTCGGACACATCAGTGGGAAGTATGCTACCCACCGCAGTGCCTACGGTTGTCCACTTGCAGCAAAGCGGCAGAGGGAAGGTCTACTTAATGGCACTCCTTTCTCCTGGAAGGCCTTTAAAACCGAAGGCCCAACCTGCCCAACACCAGGCTGTGATGGTTCGGGTCATGCTAATGGCAGCTTCTTGACACATCGCAG TCTGTCAGGTTGTCCGAGAGCTCCAGCCAACAAGAAGAAAGCCAAGCTTCCTGGAGATGAATATATAACGGCAAAGTTCAGAGCCAGTGATG TTCTGGACAATGATGAAGATATCAAGCAGCTGAACAAGGACATCAGTGAGCTGAACGAGTCCAACGCAGAGATGGAGGCTGATATGATGAGTTTGCACACTCAG ATTTCTTCAATGGAGAAGAACCTAAAGAACAtggaagaggaaaataaacagaTAGAGGAGAGAAATGAAGCGTTGTTCTTAGAGCTATCTGGTTTGAGTCAGGTTTTAATCCGCAGCCTCGCCAACATCCGTCTGCCTACCATG GAGCCAGTATCAGAGCAGAACTTCGATAATTATGTGGAGACTCTGACGTACATGTTTACCAATAAAGACTGCTACCAAAACCCCGATACCCGTGCTCTACTGGAGTCCATCAGTCAAGCAGTTAAAGGCATCGAGGTTTGA
- the myt1a gene encoding myelin transcription factor 1 isoform X3, translating into MSQETETRTRARSKAIRAEQVGQAMKLEISCPTPGCDGKGHVSGRYSRHRSALGCPIVKKRKLQEAEAEENPLSPKKRTQPTKPADEDSDMAEEEEEKEDGEERDVPNDKKKKQAKSELEKAESSPVTADGPEIPCSPCGDDKSRSVTSETENNVEAENFSEELTCVIVTEEEDVQTDSTYLPPELTAEETVDPHHEETNGEEEDEAEKANLEQEPQERQESVGEEREIRRQMMRQENSDHQYSSGDYNNQAKDPKLLPNIGNEQEEEEDDEEEEDEEEDEEDDGAVREAETVFCQGSEATVSLREEKVNTLRTEEEEEKEQEPAEKETRSHNAGQIIHEDEEEDEEEDEEEEEEEDEEDESSGKASPSTVIIEVRSEEEEHEEEEEEEEEEEEEEDDEEEDDEELEEEDRGEELDHISDGSGVTDDSETWDMTRGNLGLLEQAIALKAEEVQGGQESSRSPDYQPCNASIKNSEGAGAVRRSTHCSKEKKEVKCPTPGCDGTGHITGLYPHHRSLSGCPHKDRIPPEILAMHENVLKCPTPGCTGQGHVNSNRNTHRSLSGCPIAAAAKLNKNQDKQVHLQAAASEPTSNSDRVLRPMCFVKQLEIPQYGSYRPNTVTTTPRANLAKELEKYSKVSFDYASFDVQVFGKRMIIPKTPGTPDTSPKAFKPKPFPKPSSPSHSTAESFPKNTPSSSGYDYSQDAEAAHMAATAILNLSTRCWERPETCSTKPQEPCTKEVAIEVDENGTLDLSMKKTKREDIKSPEPSCSLASSSQLVGVTSSQDCPQSDWDGPLDFTKPSEGKEEDQEEMEYTAPSYTSSEDEEENQENTEDRKYPGEVTTSSFKVKFQPKDSKKEVIVCPTPGCDGSGHITGNYASHRSLSGCPLADKSLRTLMAAHTAELKCPTPGCDGSGHITGNYASHRSLSGCPRAKKGGVKSAPSKDDKDESELLRCPVPGCDSLGHISGKYATHRSAYGCPLAAKRQREGLLNGTPFSWKAFKTEGPTCPTPGCDGSGHANGSFLTHRSLSGCPRAPANKKKAKLPGDEYITAKFRASDVLDNDEDIKQLNKDISELNESNAEMEADMMSLHTQISSMEKNLKNMEEENKQIEERNEALFLELSGLSQVLIRSLANIRLPTMQEPVSEQNFDNYVETLTYMFTNKDCYQNPDTRALLESISQAVKGIEV; encoded by the exons ATGAGTCAAGAAACAGAGACAAGAACACGAGCTCGCTCTAAAGCCATTCGAG CAGAACAAGTTGGACAAGCAATGAAGCTGGAAATAAG CTGTCCCACACCTGGATGTGATGGCAAAGGTCACGTCAGTGGAAGATATTCCAGACATAGAAG TGCACTGGGCTGCCCAATTGTAAAGAAAAGGAAACTGCAGGAGGCTGAGGCTGAAGAAAACCCACTGTCTCCCAAGAAGAGGACGCAACCCACTAAACCGGCGGATGAAGACAGTGACATggcagaagaggaggaagagaaagaGGATGGGGAGGAAAGAGATGTCCCcaatgacaaaaagaaaaaacaagcaaaaagtgAGCTAGAGAAGG CGGAAAGCTCCCCTGTGACCGCGGACGGCCCTGAAATCCCTTGCTCTCCATGTGGCGATGACAAGAGCAGGAGCGTCACCTCAGAGACCGAGAACAACGTAGAGGCAGAAAACTTTAGCGAGGAGTTAACCTGTGTAATAGTCACAGAGGAAGAGGACGTTCAGACAGACTCCACGTACCTGCCGCCAGAGCTCACGGCAGAAGAAACCGTCGACCCGCACCATGAAGAGACAAACGGGGAGGAAGAAGACGAAGCAGAAAAAGCAAACCTAGAGCAGGAGCCACAGGAAAGGCAGGAGAGTGTTGGAGAAGAGAGGGAGATAAGAAGACAGATGATGAGGCAAGAAAATTCTGACCACCAGTACTCAAGTGGAGATTACAACAATCAGGCCAAAGATCCAAAACTGTTACCGAATATAGGAaatgagcaggaggaggaggaggatgatgaggaggaggaggacgaggaggaggacgaaGAGGATGATGGAGCAGTGAGAGAGGCTGAGACGGTTTTCTGTCAGGGATCTGAAGCCACTGTGTCACTCAGGGAAGAAAAGGTGAACACCCTCaggacagaggaagaggaagagaaggaACAAGAACCAGCAGAGAAGGAGACACGAAGTCACAACGCTGGTCAGATAATCCatgaagacgaagaagaagacgaagaagaagacgaggaggaagaagaagaagaagacgaggaGGACGAAAGCTCAGGCAAAGCCTCTCCGAGCACAGTGATCATTGAAGTCCgctcagaggaggaggagcatgaggaggaagaggaggaggaggaagaggaggaggaggaggaagatgacgAGGAGGAAGATGACGAGGAATTGGAGGAGGAAGATAGAGGAGAAGAGTTGGATCATATTTCGGACGGCTCAGGCGTCACAGATGACTCTGAAACCTGGGACATGACTCGAGGGAACCTGGGGCTGCTGGAGCAGGCCATTGCTCTGAAGGCAGAGGAGGTCCAGGGAGGTCAGGAGAGCAGCAGGTCTCCTGACTACCAGCCATGCAACGCCTCCATCAAGAACTCTGAGGGTGCTGGTGCAGTCCGCCGCTCCACTCACTGCAGCAAAG AAAAGAAGGAAGTAAAGTGTCCAACTCCAGGCTGTGATGGGACAGGTCACATCACTGGGTTGTACCCTCATCACCGCAGTCTATCCGGATGTCCTCACAAGGACAGAATACCTCCAGAGA TTTTGGCCATGCATGAAAATGTCTTGAAGTGTCCCACTCCTGGCTGCACCGGCCAAGGTCATGTGAACAGTAACCGCAACACACACCGCAG CCTGTCCGGCTGCCCCATAGCAGCAGCGGCTAAGCTGAACAAGAACCAGGACAAACAGGTTCATCTACAAGCTGCAGCCAGTGAACCAACTTCCAACTCTGACAGAGTGCTAAG ACCGATGTGTTTTGTGAAACAACTGGAGATCCCTCAGTATGGCAGCTACCGGCCCAACACAGTGACAACCACGCCACGAGCTAACCTTGCCAAAGAGCTGGAGAAATACTCCAAGGTTTCTTTTGACTATGCAAGCTTTGATGTCCAGGTGTTTGGAAAGCGTATGATCATTCCAAAGACGCCTGGCACCCCCGACACATCCCCCAAAGCTTTCAAAC CTAAACCATTCCCCAAGCCGTCCTCCCCAAGTCACAGTACGGCTGAAAGTTTCCCCAAGAACACTCCATCCTCCAGTGGTTATGACTATAGCCAGGATGCAGAGGCAGCCCACATGGCAGCAACAGCAATCCTTAACTTGTCCACTCGTTGCTGGGAGAGACCAGAAACCTGCAGCACCAAACCCCAGGAGCCTTGCACCAAG GAGGTGGCAATAGAGGTGGATGAGAATGGCACTTTAGACCTGAGCATGAAAAAGACCAAGAGAGAGGACATAAAGTCTCCAGAGCCTTCGTGTTCTTTGGCTTCCTCCTCTCAACTTGTGGGTGTCACATCATCTCAGGACTGCCCCCAGTCAGATTGGGATGGTCCGCTAGATTTCACCAAACCCAGTGAAGGCAAGGAGGAAGACCAAGAAGAG ATGGAATACACGGCTCCTTCATATACATCGTCTGAAGATGAGGAAGAGAACCAAGAAAACACGGAAGACCGAAAGTACCCTGGTGAAGTCACTACCAGCAGCTTTAAGGTCAAGTTTCAGCCCAAAGACAGCAAAAAAGAAGTTATTGT ATGTCCAACACCAGGCTGTGATGGCAGTGGGCACATTACTGGCAATTATGCATCACATCGAAG TCTGTCAGGCTGTCCTCTTGCTGATAAATCACTTCGGACCCTCATGGCTGCCCACACAGCTGAACTGAa GTGTCCGACTCCAGGCTGTGATGGATCGGGTCACATCACTGGAAACTATGCTTCACACAGAAG TTTGTCTGGATGCCCGCGGGCCAAGAAGGGAGGAGTCAAATCAGCACCTTCCAAGGATGACAAGGACGAGTCTGAGCTGCTGAG GTGTCCAGTTCCGGGATGCGACAGTCTCGGACACATCAGTGGGAAGTATGCTACCCACCGCAGTGCCTACGGTTGTCCACTTGCAGCAAAGCGGCAGAGGGAAGGTCTACTTAATGGCACTCCTTTCTCCTGGAAGGCCTTTAAAACCGAAGGCCCAACCTGCCCAACACCAGGCTGTGATGGTTCGGGTCATGCTAATGGCAGCTTCTTGACACATCGCAG TCTGTCAGGTTGTCCGAGAGCTCCAGCCAACAAGAAGAAAGCCAAGCTTCCTGGAGATGAATATATAACGGCAAAGTTCAGAGCCAGTGATG TTCTGGACAATGATGAAGATATCAAGCAGCTGAACAAGGACATCAGTGAGCTGAACGAGTCCAACGCAGAGATGGAGGCTGATATGATGAGTTTGCACACTCAG ATTTCTTCAATGGAGAAGAACCTAAAGAACAtggaagaggaaaataaacagaTAGAGGAGAGAAATGAAGCGTTGTTCTTAGAGCTATCTGGTTTGAGTCAGGTTTTAATCCGCAGCCTCGCCAACATCCGTCTGCCTACCATG CAGGAGCCAGTATCAGAGCAGAACTTCGATAATTATGTGGAGACTCTGACGTACATGTTTACCAATAAAGACTGCTACCAAAACCCCGATACCCGTGCTCTACTGGAGTCCATCAGTCAAGCAGTTAAAGGCATCGAGGTTTGA
- the myt1a gene encoding myelin transcription factor 1 isoform X5 translates to MSQETETRTRARSKAIREQVGQAMKLEISCPTPGCDGKGHVSGRYSRHRSALGCPIVKKRKLQEAEAEENPLSPKKRTQPTKPADEDSDMAEEEEEKEDGEERDVPNDKKKKQAKSELEKAESSPVTADGPEIPCSPCGDDKSRSVTSETENNVEAENFSEELTCVIVTEEEDVQTDSTYLPPELTAEETVDPHHEETNGEEEDEAEKANLEQEPQERQESVGEEREIRRQMMRQENSDHQYSSGDYNNQAKDPKLLPNIGNEQEEEEDDEEEEDEEEDEEDDGAVREAETVFCQGSEATVSLREEKVNTLRTEEEEEKEQEPAEKETRSHNAGQIIHEDEEEDEEEDEEEEEEEDEEDESSGKASPSTVIIEVRSEEEEHEEEEEEEEEEEEEEDDEEEDDEELEEEDRGEELDHISDGSGVTDDSETWDMTRGNLGLLEQAIALKAEEVQGGQESSRSPDYQPCNASIKNSEGAGAVRRSTHCSKEKKEVKCPTPGCDGTGHITGLYPHHRSLSGCPHKDRIPPEILAMHENVLKCPTPGCTGQGHVNSNRNTHRSLSGCPIAAAAKLNKNQDKQVHLQAAASEPTSNSDRVLRPMCFVKQLEIPQYGSYRPNTVTTTPRANLAKELEKYSKVSFDYASFDVQVFGKRMIIPKTPGTPDTSPKAFKPKPFPKPSSPSHSTAESFPKNTPSSSGYDYSQDAEAAHMAATAILNLSTRCWERPETCSTKPQEPCTKEVAIEVDENGTLDLSMKKTKREDIKSPEPSCSLASSSQLVGVTSSQDCPQSDWDGPLDFTKPSEGKEEDQEEMEYTAPSYTSSEDEEENQENTEDRKYPGEVTTSSFKVKFQPKDSKKEVIVCPTPGCDGSGHITGNYASHRSLSGCPLADKSLRTLMAAHTAELKCPTPGCDGSGHITGNYASHRSLSGCPRAKKGGVKSAPSKDDKDESELLRCPVPGCDSLGHISGKYATHRSAYGCPLAAKRQREGLLNGTPFSWKAFKTEGPTCPTPGCDGSGHANGSFLTHRSLSGCPRAPANKKKAKLPGDEYITAKFRASDVLDNDEDIKQLNKDISELNESNAEMEADMMSLHTQISSMEKNLKNMEEENKQIEERNEALFLELSGLSQVLIRSLANIRLPTMQEPVSEQNFDNYVETLTYMFTNKDCYQNPDTRALLESISQAVKGIEV, encoded by the exons ATGAGTCAAGAAACAGAGACAAGAACACGAGCTCGCTCTAAAGCCATTCGAG AACAAGTTGGACAAGCAATGAAGCTGGAAATAAG CTGTCCCACACCTGGATGTGATGGCAAAGGTCACGTCAGTGGAAGATATTCCAGACATAGAAG TGCACTGGGCTGCCCAATTGTAAAGAAAAGGAAACTGCAGGAGGCTGAGGCTGAAGAAAACCCACTGTCTCCCAAGAAGAGGACGCAACCCACTAAACCGGCGGATGAAGACAGTGACATggcagaagaggaggaagagaaagaGGATGGGGAGGAAAGAGATGTCCCcaatgacaaaaagaaaaaacaagcaaaaagtgAGCTAGAGAAGG CGGAAAGCTCCCCTGTGACCGCGGACGGCCCTGAAATCCCTTGCTCTCCATGTGGCGATGACAAGAGCAGGAGCGTCACCTCAGAGACCGAGAACAACGTAGAGGCAGAAAACTTTAGCGAGGAGTTAACCTGTGTAATAGTCACAGAGGAAGAGGACGTTCAGACAGACTCCACGTACCTGCCGCCAGAGCTCACGGCAGAAGAAACCGTCGACCCGCACCATGAAGAGACAAACGGGGAGGAAGAAGACGAAGCAGAAAAAGCAAACCTAGAGCAGGAGCCACAGGAAAGGCAGGAGAGTGTTGGAGAAGAGAGGGAGATAAGAAGACAGATGATGAGGCAAGAAAATTCTGACCACCAGTACTCAAGTGGAGATTACAACAATCAGGCCAAAGATCCAAAACTGTTACCGAATATAGGAaatgagcaggaggaggaggaggatgatgaggaggaggaggacgaggaggaggacgaaGAGGATGATGGAGCAGTGAGAGAGGCTGAGACGGTTTTCTGTCAGGGATCTGAAGCCACTGTGTCACTCAGGGAAGAAAAGGTGAACACCCTCaggacagaggaagaggaagagaaggaACAAGAACCAGCAGAGAAGGAGACACGAAGTCACAACGCTGGTCAGATAATCCatgaagacgaagaagaagacgaagaagaagacgaggaggaagaagaagaagaagacgaggaGGACGAAAGCTCAGGCAAAGCCTCTCCGAGCACAGTGATCATTGAAGTCCgctcagaggaggaggagcatgaggaggaagaggaggaggaggaagaggaggaggaggaggaagatgacgAGGAGGAAGATGACGAGGAATTGGAGGAGGAAGATAGAGGAGAAGAGTTGGATCATATTTCGGACGGCTCAGGCGTCACAGATGACTCTGAAACCTGGGACATGACTCGAGGGAACCTGGGGCTGCTGGAGCAGGCCATTGCTCTGAAGGCAGAGGAGGTCCAGGGAGGTCAGGAGAGCAGCAGGTCTCCTGACTACCAGCCATGCAACGCCTCCATCAAGAACTCTGAGGGTGCTGGTGCAGTCCGCCGCTCCACTCACTGCAGCAAAG AAAAGAAGGAAGTAAAGTGTCCAACTCCAGGCTGTGATGGGACAGGTCACATCACTGGGTTGTACCCTCATCACCGCAGTCTATCCGGATGTCCTCACAAGGACAGAATACCTCCAGAGA TTTTGGCCATGCATGAAAATGTCTTGAAGTGTCCCACTCCTGGCTGCACCGGCCAAGGTCATGTGAACAGTAACCGCAACACACACCGCAG CCTGTCCGGCTGCCCCATAGCAGCAGCGGCTAAGCTGAACAAGAACCAGGACAAACAGGTTCATCTACAAGCTGCAGCCAGTGAACCAACTTCCAACTCTGACAGAGTGCTAAG ACCGATGTGTTTTGTGAAACAACTGGAGATCCCTCAGTATGGCAGCTACCGGCCCAACACAGTGACAACCACGCCACGAGCTAACCTTGCCAAAGAGCTGGAGAAATACTCCAAGGTTTCTTTTGACTATGCAAGCTTTGATGTCCAGGTGTTTGGAAAGCGTATGATCATTCCAAAGACGCCTGGCACCCCCGACACATCCCCCAAAGCTTTCAAAC CTAAACCATTCCCCAAGCCGTCCTCCCCAAGTCACAGTACGGCTGAAAGTTTCCCCAAGAACACTCCATCCTCCAGTGGTTATGACTATAGCCAGGATGCAGAGGCAGCCCACATGGCAGCAACAGCAATCCTTAACTTGTCCACTCGTTGCTGGGAGAGACCAGAAACCTGCAGCACCAAACCCCAGGAGCCTTGCACCAAG GAGGTGGCAATAGAGGTGGATGAGAATGGCACTTTAGACCTGAGCATGAAAAAGACCAAGAGAGAGGACATAAAGTCTCCAGAGCCTTCGTGTTCTTTGGCTTCCTCCTCTCAACTTGTGGGTGTCACATCATCTCAGGACTGCCCCCAGTCAGATTGGGATGGTCCGCTAGATTTCACCAAACCCAGTGAAGGCAAGGAGGAAGACCAAGAAGAG ATGGAATACACGGCTCCTTCATATACATCGTCTGAAGATGAGGAAGAGAACCAAGAAAACACGGAAGACCGAAAGTACCCTGGTGAAGTCACTACCAGCAGCTTTAAGGTCAAGTTTCAGCCCAAAGACAGCAAAAAAGAAGTTATTGT ATGTCCAACACCAGGCTGTGATGGCAGTGGGCACATTACTGGCAATTATGCATCACATCGAAG TCTGTCAGGCTGTCCTCTTGCTGATAAATCACTTCGGACCCTCATGGCTGCCCACACAGCTGAACTGAa GTGTCCGACTCCAGGCTGTGATGGATCGGGTCACATCACTGGAAACTATGCTTCACACAGAAG TTTGTCTGGATGCCCGCGGGCCAAGAAGGGAGGAGTCAAATCAGCACCTTCCAAGGATGACAAGGACGAGTCTGAGCTGCTGAG GTGTCCAGTTCCGGGATGCGACAGTCTCGGACACATCAGTGGGAAGTATGCTACCCACCGCAGTGCCTACGGTTGTCCACTTGCAGCAAAGCGGCAGAGGGAAGGTCTACTTAATGGCACTCCTTTCTCCTGGAAGGCCTTTAAAACCGAAGGCCCAACCTGCCCAACACCAGGCTGTGATGGTTCGGGTCATGCTAATGGCAGCTTCTTGACACATCGCAG TCTGTCAGGTTGTCCGAGAGCTCCAGCCAACAAGAAGAAAGCCAAGCTTCCTGGAGATGAATATATAACGGCAAAGTTCAGAGCCAGTGATG TTCTGGACAATGATGAAGATATCAAGCAGCTGAACAAGGACATCAGTGAGCTGAACGAGTCCAACGCAGAGATGGAGGCTGATATGATGAGTTTGCACACTCAG ATTTCTTCAATGGAGAAGAACCTAAAGAACAtggaagaggaaaataaacagaTAGAGGAGAGAAATGAAGCGTTGTTCTTAGAGCTATCTGGTTTGAGTCAGGTTTTAATCCGCAGCCTCGCCAACATCCGTCTGCCTACCATG CAGGAGCCAGTATCAGAGCAGAACTTCGATAATTATGTGGAGACTCTGACGTACATGTTTACCAATAAAGACTGCTACCAAAACCCCGATACCCGTGCTCTACTGGAGTCCATCAGTCAAGCAGTTAAAGGCATCGAGGTTTGA